ttaattagggttaaataggataaatttgtttgaattagggttaagtatatatgtttaaaaatgattattaattttgttttaattaatcacacttaggatgacaaaagatcgttttGGGATGTATGATAGCATTGAATCGTTAGAATTTGTTGATGGGGTATTAGAATTTTATAGTATTACCGTCAAACATCAAGTAGGACAgtgggagttggtttttattgccaaTGTatcaagtgtggcaatgtatcaaagatAAATAGTTTTCACATCCTTAGAGAGCACATACTTCGGGCGGGTTTAGGCCACTAtaacacccttgaatttccaaccccttaaacaaaaccaaaatcgTAAAGGACGGAAGAAAATCCGGGTGATACATAAACAGAAAAACATGAGTGGAAATTTCAGTAGCATCTCTACTATAAGGATGTAACAAAGATCGGTAAATAAAgtaattcaactaaactaatctaagTCCTCAAAGCCCTCCAGAAATCTGTCACGACGGAAGGAATTGTCGTCGGTTCATCAATTCATCAATCCAAACACGTATCGTGGTTCTAGTGTTAACGCATCGGCTTTGACGACTATAAAAGAAGTATTCCTACGACCATACATCCAAAAATCACGCAACGGAACTATGAACCatagtcacatggctccatacaaaagaattatacaacccaaaaactttacaagtaatataagAGCTACAAAGTATTTGGCTACTTGTACAACAATTGCTACGATCGTACTCTtctctttcccccaatgcaatgcaaaagaagtgCTTATACTTGTTATGCCAAACTATGATCCTCCTTTGCCAAATATAATGATCATAGTCAAATgtatcatagcaggaacatcatagaaagtcatgatgaaacaacaagaacaaaatgTACACGTGAGTAATCAACAAACTTATCATAATTATAATCATTAAATAAATGGATGAAATAGTGACATGGCACAACAATAAGGTTTCTTCTCATCCATCTAACATTCCCTATTTACTCCACGGTTTCCTTTCCATGACTTCTAATCCCTAAATGAGTATTCAAGAGTGGTGGATCCTTTCTCTACTTGTGGCATAGTGATAAGGCCAAGGGCATTATCGGTCATCCGgggcccatggcaaagtatgagcacATACCCCTTCTAGTTGAcgctctcgggtcctaccttcggaaaATGAAACATACTAGGGTGCCATtctagtgaagaggccaccatattggggtttgcaaagcCCCTATGGTAACACCTCGATCAAGGGGCGTATCGGTCATCCAGCGCCCAATGACAAatgtatgctcataccccccataCAATGATCCCGTCAGATCTCACCTaagggactactaaatcaatcgGAGATAAATTCTAGTTGGGTCACGCTGATTAGTCATATTCAAGGCTTAGTAACAAGAAATCATTTCGATTCCACACACAAACATGATTCATTCGCTGCTATTGGGGAACTTGTTCTCATATTtctactaatactttcattctACTTTCGTATACCACTAACATACTTTTCAATGGCAAGTTTACTTCCTTGGGCTCTACAATTCTAATATAACGCAGATAATCACGAAAGTTTGATGatactttgaaacaatgaatatgataGTTAATTACTGTGTGTACATACctataagcgtcactgcacgaccaaaagtcACAATAACCACCCAACTAAAGTTCTACCTTCCTCTTATAAAATAAGAACCTAGACATGTTTGGAGTAGAGCTAATAAGCCTACTTTTCTCCATTTAAGAGAGACTAAAAGCTAAAATAAACTATCATTCACCTATTCAAAGTAACTTTCAATTATTCTAATACACACTTAACCAATTCACGTTACTCAATTTGTACTTGTTCATAAGTTATGATATTAACTCAACAATTAAATAACTTTTCACATTCACTACACCAACAATCAAATAAGCTTTCACTATGACAAAGTGTACGTTATAACCATTTCTTTAAACCAACGAGACTCAAGTTAAACCACAACACCATATAATGTCATAAACTGCTAACAATCACTCGTGTCACGAACATTAATAGTAACTTATAATTTGGCTACAATTACATCGCTTAAAACAACTGACGAATTAACCATGTCAAGCATTCTTAAAATGACAACATTTGCTCTAATAACTATGATTATACCAAAATTAACTAACAATAATACTCATCATCTTTATAAAACAACTAAAAATTTTCAACCACTTTTAGTGACTAATAATCTTAGTTATTTATAAATACTATTATCACCATTCACAATATAATCACATATTCAAAGTTTCTAGAATTCTATTCAATTTACAAAACAGTTTCAAATCATAAATCAACTCTTACCCATAataagattcaatgaaaataaaacaaaaatcaacactggactcataaactttataaaattttaattggaaACAAGAAGAAATCGAATAGGAGAAAGGGAGATGGCTTATAAAGATAAGACTAGCAAAAGAGTAAAGTGGTAAATGGAGATTGTGGTAGTGGTGGCACAGGGCCCAAAATAAGTTGGAGGGAAGGCCAAAATCGGCTATCCCTGTTTCTGTTTGTTAGCGGCTGCAGGATGACATAACCTGTTGTTGGCGGCTGCTTGTGTTGAGGGGTACTTGGCGGTGTTGCTGGCTGCGGGGGAGGAGTTGTGGTTGGCCTGTGGTAAGGGAGAGAGGTGTAGACAGTGAGGGAGAGGGAAGAGAGAGACACATGAGTTTTGTGAGTGAGTCAAATGAGAAGTCTCCCTTGGAAACCCTAACtcgttttattttatgttaaacCTTCTATCAATACCCAACTAAGAAAAACCCACCTTCGTTGTGCTCACAAacttttaataacttataattataattttaatttaaacctctttattttaataatgaaaaaattctATTCCTAATATAAATATGTTAGTCTTTAatatatcactagtggaaaaaacctcgtttgctgcggtttttttgccattatttgctgcggttttggcccccagcaatagtgatagcagcaaatgtcctactttaaatgatgcggttcaaaaccgcagcaaataagggcattatttgctgcggtcatgggctaaaaccgcagcaaataataggtgttatttgctgcggtcagagggaaaaaccgcagcaataagtgtgtggcattatttgctgcggtcaggcttaaaaccgcagcaataagtctcttttttttttctttttccgtttaatccttataataatgcaataatattacaatgtaataacagtgattaatccaatgataatcacagataatcaacattaatctctttgtaataataaactctcgctcgtatatatatataatataatatgtacgtacatatatatatatatatatatatatatatatatatatatatatatatatatatatatatatatatatatatatatatatatatatatatatatatatatatatatatatatatatatatatatatatatacattaaataaactataaaaaataatcaatactaattacaatttatcaaggacaaatattagcaagatacacagcaatcttgtcttttaattcgcgcatctcttcacttctcaaagcgcgtgtttccctcggaatgtcgtttaaaacctatattataatattaaaataaaagctattaatatagaaacatttagattttaccaataatatatttaattaagaacgtaacaaatacttacggcatctatattttcgactccaaattccttcacggaatttataatatcgtccataaacttcagcgcgtagtagccgcagtcaacggaagaaggaggttgttgaaagcactaagagaaaatagaagttagtgtcaaaaacggttaaaaacgcataaaatcgcaacttaacacataaattctagaatatgactatgattttcaattctaacaacttctacacaataatatataccaaatagtgttgtgtgccaagtttcgtgcaaaacaaacaaagtttgatactttacgcgcggaattgacaaaaacgcttaaaaacgcataaaatcgcaactgaacttctaatttctagcatatgactattattatcaattataatcatttcaacacaataatatatgccaaatagtgttgtgtgccaagtttcgtgcctaacaaaccaagtttgagtactttacgcgcaaaattgacaaaaacgcttaaaaacgcataaaatcgcaacttaacttctaatttctagcatatgactattattatcaattctaaccatttcaacacaataatatatgctaaatagtgttgtgtgccaagtttcgtgcataacaaaccatgtttgacctactttacgcgcgaaattgacaaaaacgcttaaaaacccataaaatcacaacttaacttctaatttctagcatatgactattattatcaagtataaccatttcaacacaataatatatgccaaatagtgttgtgtgccaagtttcgtgcataacaaaccatgtttgacctactttacgcgtgaaattgacaaaaacgcttaaaaacgcataaaatcgcaacttaacttctaatttctagcatatgactattattatcaagtctaaccatttcaacacaataatatatgccaaatagtgttgtgtgccaagtttcgtgcataacaaaccatgtttgacctactttacgcgcgaaattgacagcatcaaactagtgaccagaccaccttgcacgacacgtggagaccaaacctatgcatccaggacctaggctaaagtggaaatggaatcttggtacttggatctagctatcaagttcctaaaaccattctaacaatccccgtggactcctagaagctgagccgaatgAGGGCTGGttgacagtttgctagatcagaattttgttcaagtgtttgtggttgtttcgtgttcttttcatgatcatttgtagtttttgactgtgtcattaatcaaagcttacgcacaacattaatccttgcataaccaaggccttaatcagccccgttttcgcatcaaaaccaagtttgagtactttacgcgcgaaattgacaaaaacgcttaaaaacgcataaaatcgcaacttaacttctaatttctagcatatgactattattatcaattctaaccatttcaacacaataatatatgccaaatagtgttgtgtgccaagtttcgtgcataacaaaccatgtttgacctactttacgcgcgaaattcacaaaaacgcttaaaaacgcataaaatcgcaacttaacttctaatttctagcatatgactattattatcaattctaaccatttcaacacaataatatatgccaaatagtgttgtgtgccaagtttcgtgcataacaaaccatgtttgacctactttacgcgcgaaattgacaaataaaaacgcgaaattgacagcatcaaactagtgaccggaccaccttgcacgacacgtggagtccaaacctatgcatccaggacctaggctaaagtggaaatggaatcttggtacttggatctagctatcaaggtcctaaaaccattctaacaatccccgtgaactcctagaagctgagccgaaggagggctggtcgacagtttgctagatcagaattttgtttaagtgtttgtggttgtttcgtgttcttttcatgatcatttgaccaaacctatacaaaacccataaaatcgaatttgtgtacctgtcttgctatccattttggaaatgtggctctggatgtagatcccatttgtccacgcactcttttcattgcgctgaaacgcatgggaaaagtaataccatttatatatatatataacacttaattaaatcaaattggtaaaataattaatattacgtacgcattcaacaatgctttgaatcttgtgttgcgaggtaggctgttaggtttttgtaatgagtcgaagacatgcacggtgttcgttaaaggacatataatcaaaagtatccaatgcaaactacaaacacaaatttaaaatcaacaaattagagatgaggtgactttaaaaatcaaaagataagttcaatttcaaaaataaaacttactcttcccaatatggagccagaatgaatgtgtgtttacatgcaagggaattagtcaaagcagtctcaatgtatgctctgacgacatctggatcatttctacatttactacccgaaatcgtctccggacaaaaccatccaatttttattggaggttcgcaagaatttacctcctcgtaaaccgcactaaactcacaaataagagaattttgttagtaattcggtcattaaaacaattaaacaacaatgcctaacttgtaagataatgaacatcacctcatgtagacatggaaaagagctacgttcagcatctctactctcaaaaattgcccgatgtcactaggaccaataattacatacgggtcttctgaaaagcagtattgctccttcagcaggggcaacaAGATTGGGTCCTCCtgacttatgcgagatgcacaataatgcagccatttgcaatcttgagagagatcttttagctcctcatcaatcaaaattggagtgcttggcatcgactttgacccagtcgacacctttgctgaggaaccgacctctctacaagatccctttggactcttttgctatttcaatttataaaattaaattagtgtgagcatgcaattaaaaaaataaaaataaataaggtacaaatgattcttaccatgttagtgaatcggacccaagcatatggccatgtgacgaaactacctagggcgtctgatagtttctcaaggatccatgctggcattggaattgggagtgagaaatcttcaaacccctttacaatagtctccacggccacactgatgtggccacttgtaacaggcactgaatgcactgtttggccctctttatttggctgtgccataccatatgcaacctcagttaagtcgccatcactagcaacacctaactgaggcagcaaaagagaacaaggagtcgcctcctgaaaattgtgccgtttagtataataagcatcataataaaattttaattacgcgttgcaatttaaattaataagtgcttatatatttaaaaactatgtacctgtagcactggcaccggagttggctccggaatttgagcaacgggggtattagtaaagagctggggtgctacgggggtaatgggctcgggtgttggctcgaccaaagcgttagaatccccatgttgacttccctgatccttgacaatcaggtttgccaagtccacaatgggtgcacccatcttttgcaacacggtggccaacttcgcgagaacgtccttcgtaatctccgctcggagggttgctgcttcttcccgcagtgccgttcgggattgagtagcaacacactctttgccgaatgccttctgtaaccccacgcggacgcctccttttccgactacccgcccactgtggtctttccctaagaccatatgcaatgcgtcaacattgccttttggggtgaactcccccgtagcttctttttccttccagcccatctgttcaaataaaaagtgacatatatagtaattagtataagtacatcaaagccaaagaatacaaaacaaatgaagaatatacttaataatttcaaaactcaccacagcatcagcaaccttcttcgttcccggatcattaatggtaaatttaccacttgcatctcgggaatgaagcccgcaataccaatcacgcacccaatctccagcaagagtatgtacggatgcggaggtagtcgtagatgagggtgtggatgaactttgattggggtataaacccgcatccacccactcttttcggacctcattgtacgttttctggcctaagcgatggtaaaacttccttttgcttgcagaatctgaagctttaccacgcttttcctaattaatcaatagaaatcgaatgtcatgtattagtttaatgactgaatcaaaagaagtaaattcaaattggtaaactataatataatatgaaatacttacaacttctatgggagttgttcttttggcaacaaaggcctcccaatccctcttcgatatgtgaccccatatttcgtagggcatcttcgaaggtgcttgctctccaccttcgtttcccgttttgacctttttggtcgtacgggcacgggtcttcgtaatccagccagttactagcttggatttgaaatctctgaatctttcagcaacagctgaaagaaacacattcttcttgtcctcatcgctctcgatgtggaaaagattctacaaaaaaaatttatatttgttactgtcaattaaattaattttaaaatgaaactaaatgagtaaaaatagtaaagttgcttaccacagtatcattccatagagagtttttcaaaccctctggaaccttgttccatgcgtgcaatatggaaatcttgcggatacataggcccacttgttttccatattgcctacgtcattttccgcagggttgacccaatgcattgtattccaaatgcattggttccgtgactttgaggtttttcgtaggacctcgcccttttcttttcttactggtagtgggagaatccattggtggggcgtcttcagtctcaaaatcattgtctagaggtggagcgtcttcagccatacgctcgaatctcacaatttggtcctcttcactgtcgtaactatgatgctcattatccgaggtctcaatctcggggacaatttcgtctctgaatagatgcattatatatcagtacctgaaagagtatgaatagaaatatattagaacataagctaagtaatattaagaatatgactatgatttacaattctaatacgtacgttcaacacaataatatataaaaaccaactccccccgtcctaacttgatgttcaaccgcaatactacaaaattctaatatgccatcaataaattccgacgattcaatgcttctatacatccaagaacgatcgtttgtcatcctaattaatgtgattaattgattcaaaacaaaacaataattaataatattcatataaaaacaataaaaattaataattaataatgttttttaagattgttaatgatgacttcaattatactataaaaagtgatcattttaaacttataggtgattactttataactataattggtcactttagaattgctacaaattatttgaaggtacttaaactctttgattataataatctttctaaaaatttaaaaaaaaataataatatatatactagtattatttatcaactaggagtattattattttgtattaactataatagaaataac
The Amaranthus tricolor cultivar Red isolate AtriRed21 chromosome 11, ASM2621246v1, whole genome shotgun sequence DNA segment above includes these coding regions:
- the LOC130826450 gene encoding uncharacterized protein LOC130826450 — protein: MGWKEKEATGEFTPKGNVDALHMVLGKDHSGRVVGKGGVRVGLQKAFGKECVATQSRTALREEAATLRAEITKDVLEYFFYSRQSRCVNTRTTIRVWIDELMNRRQFLPS